The Mucilaginibacter terrenus genome has a segment encoding these proteins:
- a CDS encoding two-component regulator propeller domain-containing protein, which yields MQCLHAQEDTYQFSHLDITNGLSDNQVNCIFKDQKGFMWFGTTSGLNRYDGHKFKVFKRDSRNPNSLRENHVMHVNEGPGNKLWVFTHSSISVYDPVTESFSDVSREATKYKIPTIQIVKVQKDNYGRFWFLTAKQGVYCYQPQNDNTVHYGTNTSQEVTLHSDHVMDVVVSQPYRLWLIYNDGFIEQLDTREHKVLRSFDGVFKTNKAPLRNYTMAMDSKENLWVCSDAGAIGAFMYNTRANTMVHFSKDAAGYRLNANVITSVIEADDNKIWIGSDHGGINVIDPVTLKISYILSKPSDSKSISGNSLYLYKDNTGIIWAGTFKQGINYYHSGIMQFPLYKHSTSDPKSLPFEDINSFEEDAKQNLWIGTNGNGLLYFNRATNTYTRFKHDPQNSNSLSNDIVVRLFIDKDQKLWIGTYFGGLDCYDGKTFTHYRHNEKDPSTITDDRVYSILQDAAGDIWVGTFMGGLNVLDRKTEAFKHPRYPMVSDYTAVIYEDRDKNKWIGRDKGIDVIEYKTEKVRHYTSKPKTLNSLVGNDVNTIMQDRHGLMWIGTKDGLSILDTKTNHFLNIEEGINLPANNVSNIIEDKDGKMWVSTTNGLSSIVLTSVAGKYKVNINNYNELDGLQGRAFNLYAAMRLKSGELVFGGINGFNIFDPAVVSTYKANPNILFTDLNLFNKTVTVGDTVNGKVVLNKALSEIKELTLGHDQNVFDIEFATCDYFNPAKIKYEYKLEGFDNRWTVAGPEKKATYTNLDAGDYVFKVRAQNSDDEEVSLKITVLPPFFKSPLAYTCYFVLLVGVLLFSRHRGILKLKREFEATQAKAEAERKIAQEREEARRMHQLDLMKIKFFTNVSHEFRTPLSLILSPIDNLIKVTEKPEQQNQLLTIKRNGKRLLNLVNQLLDFRKMEYNELKLSLKKGDIIQFVREVSSSFKDVAQQKQIQFLVESEVCAYITDFDHDKIERILFNLLSNAFKFTPSGGHVSVMISMSNNPDEKSGKNLLEIKVIDTGIGVAKENQEKIFERFFQDNMPENLLNQGSGIGLSITREFVKMQGGSIELESEPDYGSCFTVSLPVGVKYDEQQEQIEVTEQEVILPETIEAAPAGPGSAKKPTILLIEDNDDLRFYLKDNLKNSFHIIEAVNGKDGWQKALALHPKLIVSDVSMPEMTGVELCRKLKGDNRTNGIPVILLTAMSTEEDQLSGLESGANDYIVKPFNFEILLSKIQNLLRMQKTMKQTYQKQRDVNAKDIKVVSEDEKFLKAALDYIEQNITNINFSVEELSRHLNLSRVSLYKKLLTLTGKTPVDCIRTIRLKRAVQLLEKSKLSIASVAYEVGFNNAAYFSKVFREEYGVLPSEYINSLREKDKATESV from the coding sequence ATGCAGTGTTTGCATGCGCAGGAAGACACGTACCAGTTCTCGCATCTGGATATTACCAATGGCCTGTCAGATAACCAGGTAAACTGCATTTTTAAAGATCAGAAAGGTTTTATGTGGTTTGGCACCACATCGGGGCTTAACCGGTATGATGGGCACAAGTTCAAAGTATTTAAACGCGATAGTCGCAATCCTAATTCTCTTCGGGAAAATCATGTAATGCACGTTAACGAAGGCCCGGGCAACAAGTTATGGGTTTTTACGCACAGCAGCATAAGTGTTTATGACCCGGTCACGGAAAGCTTTTCAGATGTTTCGCGGGAAGCAACAAAATATAAAATACCAACAATTCAAATAGTAAAGGTACAAAAAGACAATTATGGTCGTTTTTGGTTCCTTACCGCAAAACAAGGTGTTTATTGCTACCAGCCGCAAAATGACAACACCGTACATTACGGTACTAACACCAGCCAGGAGGTAACACTACACTCAGACCATGTAATGGATGTTGTTGTAAGTCAGCCGTACAGATTATGGCTTATTTACAATGATGGTTTTATAGAGCAGCTGGATACACGCGAACATAAGGTGTTACGGAGTTTTGACGGTGTTTTTAAAACCAATAAGGCACCGTTACGCAACTACACTATGGCGATGGATAGCAAAGAAAACCTTTGGGTGTGTTCTGATGCCGGTGCCATTGGGGCTTTTATGTACAACACACGGGCCAACACCATGGTGCACTTCAGCAAAGATGCCGCTGGGTACAGGCTGAATGCAAACGTTATAACCAGTGTGATAGAAGCTGATGATAATAAGATCTGGATAGGCTCTGATCATGGCGGTATTAATGTTATCGATCCCGTCACTTTAAAAATATCTTACATTCTCAGTAAGCCTTCAGACTCAAAATCAATCAGCGGGAACAGCTTATATCTTTATAAAGACAACACCGGCATTATATGGGCGGGTACCTTTAAGCAAGGTATAAACTACTATCACAGCGGTATAATGCAGTTCCCGTTGTATAAACATTCTACGTCCGATCCAAAGAGCCTTCCTTTTGAGGATATAAATAGCTTTGAAGAAGATGCCAAACAAAATTTATGGATAGGAACCAACGGCAACGGGCTGCTATACTTCAACAGGGCTACAAACACGTACACACGCTTCAAACACGATCCGCAAAACAGCAACAGCTTGTCCAACGACATTGTGGTGCGCTTGTTTATTGACAAAGACCAAAAGCTTTGGATAGGGACATACTTTGGCGGATTGGACTGCTATGACGGTAAAACATTTACGCATTACAGGCACAACGAAAAAGATCCATCAACAATAACCGACGACCGCGTTTACAGTATACTGCAGGATGCCGCAGGAGATATATGGGTGGGTACGTTTATGGGTGGTTTGAACGTGTTAGACCGTAAGACAGAAGCCTTCAAGCATCCCAGGTATCCTATGGTGTCTGACTATACCGCAGTTATCTATGAAGATCGGGATAAAAATAAATGGATTGGGCGCGATAAAGGCATTGATGTAATAGAGTACAAAACCGAGAAGGTAAGGCATTATACATCTAAGCCTAAAACCCTGAACAGCCTGGTAGGTAATGATGTAAACACCATAATGCAGGACCGCCACGGGCTTATGTGGATAGGAACTAAAGATGGCTTGAGCATACTGGATACCAAAACCAACCACTTTCTTAACATAGAGGAAGGCATTAACCTGCCTGCCAATAATGTTTCGAACATAATTGAAGATAAGGATGGTAAAATGTGGGTGAGTACCACCAACGGCTTATCCAGTATAGTACTTACTTCCGTTGCCGGTAAGTATAAAGTGAACATTAATAACTATAACGAATTGGATGGCCTTCAAGGCCGTGCTTTCAATTTGTATGCTGCTATGCGGCTAAAAAGCGGGGAACTTGTTTTCGGTGGAATAAACGGTTTCAACATATTTGATCCGGCTGTGGTAAGTACCTATAAGGCTAACCCGAATATACTATTTACTGATCTGAACTTGTTCAACAAAACCGTAACTGTGGGCGATACGGTAAACGGCAAGGTAGTACTGAATAAAGCTTTATCGGAGATCAAGGAGCTAACGTTAGGGCATGATCAAAATGTGTTTGATATTGAATTCGCCACGTGCGATTACTTTAACCCCGCAAAAATAAAGTACGAGTACAAACTGGAGGGCTTTGACAACCGATGGACGGTTGCCGGTCCGGAAAAAAAAGCAACCTACACCAACCTGGATGCCGGTGATTACGTGTTTAAGGTACGTGCACAAAACAGTGATGATGAGGAGGTATCACTTAAAATAACTGTACTTCCACCATTCTTTAAATCGCCGCTGGCTTACACCTGCTATTTTGTGCTGCTGGTAGGTGTACTGTTGTTCAGCAGGCACCGGGGCATATTAAAGCTCAAGCGCGAATTTGAAGCGACACAGGCAAAAGCAGAAGCCGAACGCAAAATTGCACAAGAGCGTGAAGAAGCCCGCCGTATGCATCAGCTTGACCTAATGAAGATAAAATTCTTTACCAACGTAAGCCACGAGTTTCGTACGCCGCTGTCACTCATCCTTTCGCCGATTGACAATCTTATTAAAGTTACCGAAAAGCCGGAGCAACAAAATCAGCTGCTCACCATCAAGCGAAATGGCAAGCGCCTGCTCAACCTGGTTAACCAGCTGCTAGACTTCCGCAAAATGGAGTATAACGAACTGAAGCTTTCCCTAAAAAAGGGCGACATTATCCAGTTTGTACGGGAGGTGTCATCGTCGTTTAAAGATGTAGCCCAGCAAAAACAGATACAGTTCCTGGTAGAAAGTGAGGTTTGCGCTTATATAACCGACTTCGATCATGACAAAATAGAACGCATACTTTTCAACCTGCTGTCAAACGCATTTAAGTTTACACCATCGGGTGGGCACGTAAGTGTTATGATAAGCATGAGCAACAACCCTGATGAAAAATCAGGAAAAAATCTGCTGGAGATCAAAGTAATTGATACTGGCATTGGCGTAGCCAAAGAAAATCAGGAAAAAATATTTGAACGCTTTTTTCAGGACAATATGCCCGAAAACCTGCTTAATCAGGGCAGCGGTATCGGGCTTTCTATAACCCGGGAATTTGTGAAAATGCAGGGTGGAAGTATTGAACTCGAGAGTGAACCGGATTACGGCAGCTGTTTTACTGTTTCGCTACCGGTGGGAGTGAAGTATGACGAACAGCAGGAGCAAATTGAAGTGACGGAGCAAGAAGTTATTTTACCTGAAACAATCGAGGCGGCGCCTGCTGGGCCCGGCTCGGCTAAAAAGCCTACCATTCTTTTAATCGAGGATAACGATGACCTGCGCTTTTACCTGAAAGACAACTTGAAAAACAGTTTTCACATTATAGAAGCGGTAAACGGTAAAGATGGCTGGCAAAAAGCGCTTGCATTACACCCTAAACTGATTGTAAGTGATGTAAGCATGCCTGAAATGACTGGTGTTGAGCTTTGCAGGAAATTAAAGGGCGACAACCGTACAAACGGTATACCGGTAATATTACTTACGGCGATGAGCACCGAGGAGGACCAGCTTAGCGGGCTGGAAAGCGGAGCTAACGATTACATTGTTAAGCCGTTTAACTTCGAGATTTTGTTATCCAAGATTCAGAACCTCCTGCGGATGCAAAAAACCATGAAGCAAACGTATCAGAAACAACGAGACGTCAATGCAAAGGATATTAAAGTTGTATCTGAAGACGAGAAGTTCCTGAAAGCGGCGCTGGATTATATTGAGCAAAATATTACTAATATCAATTTTTCTGTAGAGGAACTAAGCAGGCATCTCAATTTGAGCCGTGTGTCGTTGTATAAAAAACTGCTAACCTTAACAGGCAAAACACCGGTAGATTGCATACGTACAATTAGGCTTAAGCGTGCAGTACAATTACTTGAGAAAAGCAAGCTCAGCATAGCCAGCGTAGCATACGAGGTGGGCTTCAACAATGCCGCCTATTTTTCAAAAGTCTTTCGTGAAGAGTATGGCGTATTACCGTCAGAATACATTAACAGCTTACGTGAAAAAGACAAGGCTACAGAGTCGGTATAG